A single region of the Bacteroidales bacterium genome encodes:
- a CDS encoding T9SS type A sorting domain-containing protein — MRKTSVLFSILLLIFIGKGTAQVTFFGEPVTFPPPVCYGLPVDANTRILPRPELLSRLKSASVKKADIRVTYHDFPSAAKTAFDYAVSLWASMITSPVPIRIDATWEKLPSGVLGSTGPSVYYRGFDGSSDVFKFFPVVLAERMLGRDINGEDQPDIYGSFSNDLSLWYFGTDGNCPSGKYDFVTTVLHELCHGLGFVRSFTYYSATREGDYGLGSTGIPVIFDKYVTNIYGLYLVDTNYYPRPSTLLGSALRSNKVYFDGIVARSANSGFNAKLYAPSKWDQGSSIAHLDDSKYDGTINGLMTHATQTMEVIHDPGPIALGILGDLGWIHTWIKHDTLPDIEDLTSRVTVRAVVTSDTALSRNSVKLYFSSDTFRTSTVKPLLPTGNPNEFSADIPLTKLGQRIFYYISVKDTFQRLFTAPSGAPDFVYSFYIGEDTIKPYIQHQPVPYVLDVADSVILEAVVRDNLGVDTAFIEYLVNKTPQPAIGLRHDSLVYYSASIPVRLAGITADDTIFYRIVARDKSKAHNETRLPESGYFTLQVEPVPEPVRSYHNDFNSGTFDFLMNGFSIDQPSGFYTLGLHSEHPYKSPDMDNQKLNFTAQLRIPVILTGPATYMTFWEIALVEPGEENSVFGSTDFYDYVVVEGSKDGGSTWKPFVPGWDCRAYPEWLAKYNSSKDIRGNSLAVGDMSLFKVRVINLLSDPYFQPEDTVLIRFRLFSDPYAHGWGWAIDNIHIQDYVDVPSVSVTHENLSVFPNPASEYLYISLKGLPVRDKVTLTIVNLLGQVQWSETLSGTQNDVALKIPVQQWKDGMYLITLYTASGNVSRRLVISH, encoded by the coding sequence ATGAGAAAGACAAGTGTTTTGTTTTCTATTTTACTGCTTATTTTTATAGGGAAGGGTACGGCCCAGGTAACTTTTTTCGGAGAACCGGTAACGTTTCCTCCTCCGGTATGTTATGGTTTGCCGGTTGATGCCAATACCAGAATATTACCACGCCCTGAATTACTATCCCGCCTCAAGTCTGCTTCTGTCAAAAAGGCGGATATCAGGGTAACGTATCATGACTTCCCTTCGGCGGCGAAAACCGCTTTTGATTATGCAGTGAGCCTCTGGGCTTCCATGATAACTTCTCCGGTGCCAATAAGAATTGATGCCACCTGGGAAAAACTGCCCTCCGGTGTTCTTGGAAGTACCGGTCCATCAGTATATTACAGAGGCTTTGACGGGTCTTCCGATGTATTTAAGTTTTTTCCCGTGGTGCTGGCAGAACGGATGCTTGGCCGCGATATTAATGGCGAAGACCAGCCTGATATTTACGGTTCTTTTTCTAATGATCTGTCCCTCTGGTATTTTGGAACCGATGGCAATTGCCCTTCCGGTAAGTATGACTTTGTAACAACTGTTCTGCATGAACTCTGCCATGGTCTGGGTTTTGTCAGAAGCTTTACGTATTATTCTGCCACGCGCGAAGGTGATTATGGACTTGGTTCTACCGGGATTCCGGTTATTTTCGATAAGTACGTAACAAATATCTATGGTCTTTATCTTGTCGACACGAATTACTATCCCCGTCCATCAACATTGCTCGGATCAGCGCTGAGAAGCAATAAGGTATATTTTGACGGAATCGTTGCCCGAAGCGCCAATTCAGGGTTTAATGCAAAACTTTATGCTCCTTCCAAGTGGGATCAGGGATCCAGTATTGCTCATCTTGACGACAGCAAATACGATGGGACTATAAACGGCCTTATGACACATGCCACCCAGACGATGGAAGTTATTCATGACCCGGGCCCGATTGCCCTCGGAATCCTCGGAGATCTGGGATGGATTCATACCTGGATCAAACACGATACACTGCCCGACATTGAAGATCTTACCTCACGGGTCACTGTTAGGGCTGTTGTTACCAGTGATACCGCTCTTTCACGTAATTCCGTGAAATTGTATTTTTCTTCTGATACTTTCAGAACCTCAACCGTAAAGCCATTGCTGCCAACCGGAAATCCCAATGAATTCTCTGCTGATATTCCTTTGACAAAACTGGGACAACGAATTTTCTATTATATTTCCGTAAAAGATACCTTCCAGCGTTTGTTTACTGCTCCTTCAGGGGCTCCTGATTTTGTTTACTCCTTCTATATAGGTGAAGATACCATCAAACCCTATATTCAGCATCAACCTGTTCCGTATGTTCTTGATGTAGCCGATTCTGTTATTCTGGAAGCAGTGGTGCGGGATAACCTGGGAGTGGATACAGCTTTTATAGAATATCTGGTGAACAAGACCCCTCAACCTGCCATAGGTCTCCGGCATGATTCGCTGGTTTATTATTCAGCCTCCATTCCTGTCAGATTGGCAGGTATTACAGCCGACGATACGATTTTCTATCGCATTGTGGCAAGAGACAAGTCAAAGGCGCATAACGAAACCCGTCTTCCCGAATCAGGATACTTTACTCTTCAGGTCGAGCCGGTCCCGGAACCTGTCCGCAGTTATCACAATGATTTTAATTCCGGAACATTTGATTTTCTGATGAATGGCTTTTCCATTGACCAGCCGTCAGGCTTCTATACCCTGGGATTGCACAGTGAACATCCTTACAAAAGTCCTGATATGGATAATCAGAAGCTGAATTTTACGGCTCAGTTGCGAATTCCGGTTATTCTTACAGGACCGGCAACCTACATGACCTTCTGGGAGATAGCCCTGGTGGAACCGGGAGAGGAGAACAGTGTGTTTGGCAGTACTGATTTTTATGACTATGTGGTGGTGGAAGGTTCTAAAGATGGAGGAAGTACCTGGAAACCATTCGTCCCCGGCTGGGATTGCCGTGCATACCCTGAATGGCTTGCAAAGTACAATAGTTCAAAAGATATCCGTGGTAATTCGCTTGCCGTTGGTGATATGTCGCTGTTTAAGGTGCGGGTTATCAATTTGCTTTCCGATCCCTATTTTCAACCGGAGGATACGGTTCTCATAAGGTTCCGCCTTTTCAGCGATCCTTATGCACATGGCTGGGGATGGGCCATCGACAATATTCATATTCAGGATTATGTGGATGTGCCTTCGGTTTCAGTTACACATGAGAATCTTTCGGTTTTCCCGAATCCTGCATCAGAGTATCTTTACATTTCGCTTAAAGGATTGCCAGTCAGAGACAAGGTTACATTGACCATCGTCAATCTGCTGGGACAGGTACAATGGTCGGAAACTTTGTCAGGAACTCAGAACGATGTGGCATTGAAAATTCCTGTACAGCAGTGGAAAGACGGCATGTATCTGATCACATTGTATACAGCCAGTGGAAATGTTTCCCGTCGCCTGGTAATTTCGCACTGA
- a CDS encoding ferritin codes for MNKKIESILNRQVVREGYSSHLYLAMASWAETEGYKGIAGWLYAQAEEERLHMLKVIKYINERGGKAIIPEIEKPPVRYAGVLKMFEEVLKHEQFITASINEIVQTCLEEKDFNTYQWVQWFVNEQLEEEASVRSLLDSLRLAGDQHLYLFDRDIMSIRQKEKDAGTAAE; via the coding sequence ATGAACAAGAAAATTGAATCCATTCTCAACCGCCAGGTTGTGCGCGAAGGCTACTCCTCCCATCTTTACCTGGCCATGGCATCCTGGGCCGAAACAGAAGGCTATAAAGGGATTGCCGGATGGCTCTATGCCCAGGCAGAAGAAGAACGTCTTCATATGCTGAAGGTGATCAAGTATATCAACGAACGCGGCGGTAAAGCCATTATTCCCGAAATTGAAAAACCGCCCGTACGGTATGCCGGAGTGCTGAAAATGTTTGAGGAAGTACTTAAGCATGAACAATTTATCACGGCATCCATCAACGAAATTGTTCAAACCTGTCTGGAGGAAAAAGACTTTAATACTTATCAGTGGGTACAGTGGTTTGTCAACGAACAACTTGAAGAAGAAGCCTCTGTGCGTTCCCTGCTGGATAGTCTGCGCCTCGCCGGAGACCAGCATTTGTACCTTTTTGACCGCGATATAATGTCAATCCGTCAGAAAGAAAAAGATGCCGGTACTGCTGCTGAATAA